In Limibacter armeniacum, a single window of DNA contains:
- a CDS encoding TonB-dependent receptor plug domain-containing protein, with amino-acid sequence MRKFFLLILLFTGFTVKAQVKYDRSATHISNIKEYLDKGGHEWKALDHFDSLEVNSNKKWTREERISLLKWKIYTDYRTYPDLMKQDLVTLMENDPSFSPSDLPRYSEDELFRERVDHIYQTQQQEYIFVSKFRQDRDMAPFVLKVFTSKDIEALGATNIMDLLRITPGFAELGDSNERNFGTRGVSGSTVQHVLFLIDGHRVTDLLTSSTSPDWISLDYVEQVEVVRGPGSALYGGNAFSGIVNIITKNGKTFSGGQLSASIGTGATADLSSSNLLDRSMYKMNFQYGNSFNATSNFYLSGTFYRSGGNEFVYNPSQADQYYFSANPEDKQQYNETVGKYNPSYSLLMSYKSQNGISVTANAESTTMVYARSGNNLFWASDSIPRTRLDRREFLKADYDFFHNKEDRLVLSGAINLFHKDFYLNSDNTHKGVQRLLGDETRIDIAMEYTTKKLQFKDEKALTIFGFESSLNWWNYQYLRQGMVTAGNNTFPGLFYNELDNYFKPPSSGFFNPGENVAAAFVQTQRHLIEDKLQVTAGLRYNWHRQYAPLNDFVFRNHLSPRFSMVYIPFSGKVKRDKLRIKAMYGSAFLPPMFLYRQTPGIGTFIDDPDDAKGLSSQLIDSFELAMAGEIPFKGVTLAYEANVYHNEIEGLIYRQPTVSGSSYYQNYAKTYVLNGMEGELRLTLPVNSELTLTPFANITMIDSKSDMNYQYEGVVFEDSESPLLFYPSFKWSAGTGVAFRERWNIQLMANHSGKSYVIVKDEGEDQTTNEDDFHKVEANNAYTLVHANVSFKLSETLKFSLKGQNLFNKAYFLPALINTDNIGRTRGEGRLLLFTLYYKFQ; translated from the coding sequence ATGAGAAAGTTTTTTTTACTGATTCTACTTTTTACTGGATTTACAGTAAAGGCTCAGGTAAAATATGACCGAAGCGCCACGCATATCTCCAATATCAAGGAGTATTTGGATAAAGGTGGACATGAATGGAAAGCACTTGACCACTTTGATTCTTTGGAGGTGAACTCTAACAAGAAATGGACAAGGGAGGAGCGGATAAGTTTGCTCAAATGGAAAATTTATACAGACTATAGAACGTACCCAGATTTGATGAAACAGGATCTGGTCACGCTGATGGAAAATGATCCTAGTTTTTCTCCAAGTGATTTGCCTCGTTATTCTGAAGATGAATTGTTTAGGGAGCGAGTAGACCATATTTACCAAACGCAGCAGCAGGAGTATATTTTTGTCAGTAAGTTCAGGCAGGATCGTGATATGGCGCCCTTTGTCCTGAAGGTATTTACCTCAAAGGATATTGAAGCTTTAGGGGCTACCAATATCATGGACTTATTGCGTATTACACCGGGGTTTGCTGAGTTGGGAGATTCCAATGAAAGAAATTTTGGCACAAGAGGTGTCAGTGGTTCAACCGTACAGCACGTACTTTTCCTGATAGATGGTCATCGTGTGACAGACTTACTTACATCTTCTACATCCCCTGATTGGATTAGCTTGGATTATGTTGAGCAAGTGGAAGTTGTCCGTGGCCCTGGGTCGGCGCTATATGGTGGGAATGCTTTCAGTGGGATTGTCAATATCATTACTAAAAACGGTAAAACCTTTAGTGGAGGGCAGTTGTCAGCCTCTATTGGTACTGGAGCGACAGCAGACTTAAGTTCGAGTAACCTGCTGGACAGAAGTATGTACAAGATGAACTTCCAGTATGGAAATAGCTTCAATGCTACTTCCAACTTTTACCTGTCGGGCACTTTTTATAGGTCAGGAGGGAATGAATTCGTCTATAACCCTTCACAAGCAGACCAATATTACTTTTCGGCAAACCCTGAGGATAAGCAACAATACAATGAGACAGTTGGCAAATACAACCCTAGTTATAGCTTGCTGATGAGTTATAAGTCTCAGAATGGTATTTCGGTAACAGCCAATGCTGAGTCAACGACCATGGTATATGCAAGGTCTGGTAACAACCTGTTTTGGGCGAGTGATTCAATACCTCGCACCCGATTGGATAGGAGAGAGTTTCTGAAAGCCGATTATGACTTTTTTCATAACAAAGAGGATAGACTTGTCTTATCTGGTGCCATTAACCTGTTCCATAAGGATTTTTACCTGAATAGTGATAATACCCACAAAGGTGTTCAGCGACTCTTGGGGGATGAAACCCGAATTGATATTGCTATGGAATACACCACCAAGAAATTGCAGTTCAAGGATGAGAAAGCGCTAACCATTTTTGGGTTTGAATCCTCACTGAACTGGTGGAATTACCAGTACTTGAGGCAAGGCATGGTTACCGCAGGAAACAATACATTTCCCGGCTTATTCTATAATGAATTGGATAATTACTTTAAGCCGCCTTCTTCAGGGTTCTTTAATCCGGGGGAGAATGTAGCAGCAGCTTTTGTTCAGACACAACGCCACTTGATAGAAGATAAATTGCAGGTGACAGCCGGATTGCGTTATAACTGGCACCGACAGTATGCCCCATTGAATGACTTTGTGTTTCGAAACCATTTGAGCCCACGGTTCTCAATGGTGTATATTCCTTTTTCGGGAAAAGTAAAAAGGGATAAGTTAAGGATTAAGGCAATGTACGGTTCGGCATTTTTACCACCAATGTTCCTTTACAGACAAACACCAGGTATTGGTACATTTATAGACGATCCGGACGATGCAAAAGGCTTGTCTTCACAGCTGATAGACAGTTTTGAATTGGCAATGGCAGGGGAAATCCCTTTCAAAGGAGTGACACTTGCTTATGAAGCCAATGTGTATCATAATGAAATAGAAGGGTTAATCTACCGCCAACCGACTGTTTCGGGGAGTAGTTATTATCAAAACTATGCAAAGACCTATGTGCTCAATGGAATGGAGGGAGAGTTAAGGTTGACACTTCCGGTAAATAGTGAGTTGACTTTAACACCGTTTGCAAACATTACAATGATTGACTCCAAGTCTGATATGAATTACCAATACGAGGGAGTTGTATTCGAGGACTCAGAATCACCACTACTATTTTATCCTTCATTTAAATGGAGTGCTGGAACAGGAGTTGCATTCAGAGAACGATGGAACATCCAACTGATGGCAAACCATTCCGGAAAGTCTTATGTGATCGTAAAGGACGAAGGGGAAGATCAAACTACAAATGAAGATGATTTTCATAAAGTGGAAGCAAACAATGCCTATACACTTGTACACGCTAATGTGTCATTCAAACTGTCAGAGACATTGAAGTTCTCACTAAAAGGACAAAACCTTTTCAATAAGGCTTACTTTCTTCCTGCTTTGATAAATACTGACAATATAGGCCGTACTAGAGGGGAAGGGAGACTTTTGTTATTTACTTTATATTATAAATTTCAATAA
- a CDS encoding DUF2625 family protein, which produces MKLLVSIVLLFVSQTVIGQVPYLKPLAELVDHEERGWRKVRDWVHQGRNSVEILYRYQSDADSVLFRTQVPSEYPLGAIIYHTGGLLVEGGWLRILGSGSHRLQRTVSGWNLHKSFEQYGEVPDFLLVADDAIGGFFAVNGGEFGDDIGMVYYLGPDTLEWESLGIGYEDFIWWAFNGDLDEFYSKYKWRNWRNDVRRLRGDEAFHFFPPLWYGGGIDDESRKMPVSVEKLWEFHLAMMTDNTENK; this is translated from the coding sequence ATGAAATTGCTAGTGTCTATCGTATTATTATTTGTTTCACAAACTGTTATAGGGCAAGTCCCTTATCTTAAGCCACTGGCAGAGCTGGTTGATCATGAAGAAAGAGGGTGGCGGAAAGTGAGGGACTGGGTGCATCAAGGGAGAAACTCAGTGGAAATACTCTACAGGTACCAGTCGGATGCTGATTCAGTACTGTTTCGGACACAGGTGCCGTCGGAGTATCCACTTGGGGCGATTATTTACCATACAGGAGGTCTGCTTGTTGAAGGTGGTTGGCTGAGAATCCTAGGCTCAGGCTCTCACAGATTGCAGCGGACAGTCTCTGGTTGGAACCTTCATAAGTCATTTGAGCAGTACGGAGAAGTTCCTGATTTTTTGTTGGTGGCAGATGATGCAATTGGTGGGTTCTTTGCCGTGAATGGAGGTGAGTTTGGAGATGACATTGGTATGGTCTATTACCTTGGCCCAGATACACTGGAGTGGGAGTCATTAGGGATAGGGTACGAAGACTTTATTTGGTGGGCTTTCAATGGTGATCTTGATGAGTTTTATAGTAAGTATAAATGGCGAAACTGGAGAAATGATGTCCGAAGATTGAGAGGAGATGAGGCTTTTCACTTTTTTCCGCCATTATGGTATGGGGGAGGAATTGATGATGAGAGTAGAAAGATGCCCGTTTCGGTAGAAAAGTTATGGGAATTTCATTTAGCCATGATGACAGACAATACTGAAAATAAATAA
- a CDS encoding DUF3820 family protein — MFDKTILLEIVRMKMPFGKYAGTLICDLPVSYLEWFQRKGFPQGRLGVLLETTYEIKLNGLQEIITQLKKMK, encoded by the coding sequence ATGTTTGATAAAACAATACTTTTGGAAATTGTCAGAATGAAAATGCCATTCGGAAAATATGCAGGAACTTTAATCTGTGACCTGCCTGTGAGTTACCTTGAATGGTTTCAAAGAAAAGGATTTCCACAAGGAAGGTTGGGCGTTCTTCTTGAGACCACATATGAGATCAAACTGAATGGATTACAAGAGATTATCACGCAACTTAAAAAGATGAAGTAA
- a CDS encoding PepSY domain-containing protein, whose protein sequence is MRRKTHLFIRKSHRYLGILIGIQFFFWTLGGLYFSWSNLDAIHGDHFRKPKVTPPAIDAAILANMVNTTLKVQQLETRKFNGKLYLWVNKQQLIDPITWTDKGPITKDEAVAIAKENVLDAYSIDSVSYITETSKHSEYRGRPLPAWVIHYAGNDHLKGYISTKDGRFHMARHNDWRVFDFLWMLHTMDYEGRDNINNWLLRFFSVLGMLTIISGFALYFYTSKTFRSKTRNSKKLQKAF, encoded by the coding sequence ATGAGGCGTAAAACACACCTGTTTATACGAAAGTCACACCGTTACCTTGGCATTCTGATTGGCATCCAGTTTTTCTTTTGGACACTGGGAGGACTTTATTTCAGTTGGAGCAACCTTGATGCAATTCATGGTGACCATTTCCGAAAACCCAAAGTAACACCACCTGCCATTGATGCTGCAATTTTGGCAAACATGGTCAACACGACGCTTAAGGTTCAGCAATTGGAAACCCGAAAATTCAATGGAAAACTGTATTTATGGGTCAACAAGCAACAGTTGATTGACCCGATTACATGGACAGATAAAGGGCCTATCACAAAAGATGAAGCTGTAGCTATCGCAAAAGAAAACGTCTTGGATGCTTATTCCATTGACAGTGTATCATATATTACCGAAACTAGTAAACATAGTGAGTACAGAGGACGACCACTCCCTGCATGGGTAATTCATTATGCAGGTAATGACCATTTAAAAGGCTATATCAGCACCAAGGATGGGAGATTCCATATGGCAAGGCATAATGACTGGAGAGTATTTGATTTCCTATGGATGTTACACACAATGGATTATGAAGGCAGGGACAATATCAATAACTGGCTTTTAAGATTTTTTTCTGTTTTAGGAATGCTTACTATTATATCAGGTTTTGCTTTGTATTTTTACACTTCAAAAACCTTTAGGAGTAAAACTAGAAACAGCAAAAAACTTCAAAAAGCCTTTTAG
- a CDS encoding cadherin domain-containing protein: MIIDWGETTNGQLAEPYRAVNVSLISAGYTHTAIVMDGELRINNTSTGITDIKAIAAGFYYTMYLKNDGTIGVLEFDIGNDYITSASIPTVVNSGSPVVQIGAGDDHAVVLKADGTLIAWGDDKYGQISIPSTITDVKSISVGNFHTLVVKNDNTVDGWGRNDYNQTDAATMSALSDVKMVAAGELHSVALKNDGSVVAWGDNTFHHQTEVPTEVGNKAEFIDAGNHHTVAVLNDNTVVSWGNQTFRQSNEVALLEGRSVSLASAGYGHTVVVADNKVPTSISLDNLEIPENGDVDLVGQLIATDLDAVDSYEFELPIGELDNNSFGILYPDGLYHSNDAFYSNPPLNSFLVANQEFNYEEDSLYEVKVIGTDLGGLTVESVFTVKVTDVNEEPTAIHFSGDSISEDAPIGTYVGTLSTEDEDLYDTYIYSLVSGQGDGDNASFFIRNDSLFTNAELDYDTKNTLSFRVESYDGAFRIQENFIVNVIKSDRNEAPTDILLSNNQVDEAQPAGTTVGVFTAVDPDDGDTHVFSLISGELDNALFSLNGDELVTATELDFETKAAYRISVEVKDQDGETFTKQFDIIVNNVNEAPVDISLSNNEVVRSDAITANALVGIFTAEDPDNGDTHSFALVDAAGYDQAFFGMANGNELRTTSAFLTSDKTSFTILVAVTDNGTPSLSFEKEFVIRVLTPPELANAAVTVEETVVANTILETLVATGGTPNYLYRIVGGNINSLFGVNATTGAFYITQEGVLDYATRNFYEIQVEVKDQNLLADIATVTVEVEKPVAPPVVEDQVFTIAEDIENGTIVGKVTASSEKATSFTFEIIEGNEDGVFDISEVEGNLLVANNSTIDVLVKSSYVLKVEVTDNLGLSTTATIIVQIENKNNAPYAIYLDNDVVKELTPSGTLVGNLTAEDIDVEDQHSFELVGEGDTDNAFFRIAGNQLYVAQAIVTEEITLFVKVRATDNGNPTLSYEEVLAISIETLPEPVVYNSFTPNGDGFNDTWYITELDDYPGVKVEVFDATGQRVFESVGNHEWSGKYNGKVLPVGSYFYVITFAEGIKPMKGTVTILR; encoded by the coding sequence ATGATTATCGATTGGGGAGAAACCACAAATGGACAGTTAGCAGAGCCTTATCGGGCAGTCAATGTATCTTTGATTTCAGCAGGCTACACCCATACAGCCATTGTAATGGATGGGGAGCTCAGAATAAATAATACTTCTACAGGTATTACCGATATTAAAGCAATTGCTGCTGGTTTCTATTATACCATGTATCTGAAAAATGATGGAACAATTGGCGTGTTGGAATTTGATATTGGAAACGATTATATCACTTCAGCATCAATTCCCACAGTAGTCAACTCAGGTTCACCGGTTGTACAGATCGGTGCTGGAGATGACCATGCAGTTGTCCTAAAAGCAGATGGTACGTTGATCGCTTGGGGAGATGATAAATATGGTCAGATATCCATTCCATCTACCATTACAGATGTGAAAAGCATTAGTGTAGGTAATTTTCATACCCTTGTTGTGAAGAACGACAATACCGTAGATGGTTGGGGTAGAAATGACTATAACCAGACCGATGCAGCAACGATGTCAGCTCTTTCGGATGTGAAAATGGTAGCGGCGGGGGAGTTGCATTCAGTTGCGCTGAAGAATGATGGTTCTGTTGTCGCTTGGGGTGACAATACATTCCACCATCAGACTGAAGTCCCTACCGAGGTTGGTAACAAAGCAGAGTTTATTGATGCAGGAAACCACCATACTGTAGCAGTATTGAATGACAATACGGTAGTGTCGTGGGGAAACCAAACCTTCAGGCAATCGAACGAGGTAGCCTTGTTAGAAGGAAGAAGCGTGAGTTTGGCATCGGCAGGTTATGGACATACGGTTGTGGTAGCCGATAATAAAGTGCCAACAAGTATTTCGTTGGATAATCTGGAAATTCCTGAGAACGGTGATGTTGATTTGGTTGGCCAGTTGATCGCTACAGACCTTGATGCTGTGGACAGTTACGAGTTTGAACTGCCTATTGGTGAGTTAGATAACAATTCATTTGGGATACTATACCCTGACGGACTTTATCATAGCAATGATGCATTCTATAGTAATCCGCCACTGAACTCATTTTTAGTTGCCAATCAGGAATTTAATTATGAGGAAGATAGCCTGTATGAAGTAAAAGTGATAGGGACTGATTTGGGTGGCCTTACAGTTGAAAGTGTATTTACTGTAAAAGTGACTGATGTCAACGAAGAACCTACTGCTATACATTTTTCGGGTGACAGCATTAGTGAAGATGCGCCAATCGGCACGTATGTAGGAACGCTTTCAACAGAAGATGAGGATCTCTACGATACGTATATATACAGCTTGGTAAGTGGTCAGGGAGACGGGGACAATGCCTCATTCTTTATTAGAAATGACAGTCTATTTACCAACGCGGAGCTTGATTATGACACCAAGAACACACTTTCGTTTAGGGTTGAATCATACGATGGTGCATTTAGAATTCAGGAGAACTTCATCGTAAATGTGATAAAGTCAGATCGAAATGAAGCTCCTACAGATATTCTTTTAAGCAACAATCAGGTAGATGAAGCACAACCTGCAGGGACAACAGTGGGGGTTTTTACAGCAGTAGACCCTGATGATGGTGATACACATGTTTTCTCACTGATCAGTGGAGAATTGGATAATGCACTTTTCAGCCTTAATGGTGATGAGCTGGTGACAGCTACTGAGTTAGACTTTGAAACCAAGGCAGCCTACAGGATTTCTGTTGAGGTTAAGGATCAGGATGGTGAAACTTTTACCAAGCAGTTTGATATCATCGTCAATAATGTAAATGAGGCTCCAGTTGATATCAGTTTGTCTAACAACGAGGTTGTAAGAAGTGATGCAATTACTGCCAATGCTTTGGTAGGAATCTTTACAGCTGAAGATCCTGATAATGGAGATACACATTCTTTTGCACTGGTGGATGCTGCAGGATATGATCAGGCCTTCTTCGGAATGGCTAATGGCAATGAGCTAAGAACCACTTCAGCTTTCCTCACATCAGATAAGACATCGTTTACAATTCTGGTTGCTGTTACGGATAACGGAACACCTTCCCTAAGTTTTGAGAAGGAATTTGTAATCAGGGTGCTGACACCTCCTGAGTTAGCAAATGCGGCTGTAACGGTAGAGGAAACGGTTGTTGCCAATACAATATTGGAAACACTTGTGGCGACAGGGGGTACACCCAACTACTTGTATAGGATAGTTGGTGGAAATATCAATAGTCTCTTTGGCGTAAATGCAACGACAGGTGCATTTTATATAACTCAGGAAGGTGTATTGGACTACGCAACTAGAAACTTTTATGAGATTCAGGTGGAGGTGAAAGACCAAAACCTATTGGCTGATATTGCTACTGTCACTGTGGAGGTTGAAAAGCCGGTAGCACCGCCAGTAGTGGAAGATCAGGTATTTACAATTGCTGAAGATATTGAAAATGGGACCATTGTTGGAAAGGTGACAGCAAGTAGTGAGAAAGCAACTTCATTTACTTTTGAAATCATTGAGGGAAATGAGGATGGAGTATTTGATATAAGTGAGGTGGAAGGAAATCTGTTGGTTGCGAACAATAGCACTATTGATGTGTTGGTGAAATCATCATATGTGTTGAAGGTTGAAGTAACAGACAACTTGGGACTTTCTACAACTGCTACCATAATTGTTCAGATTGAAAATAAGAACAATGCACCTTATGCAATTTACTTGGACAATGATGTAGTAAAAGAACTGACGCCTTCGGGTACTTTGGTTGGCAACCTGACTGCGGAAGATATTGACGTGGAAGATCAGCATTCATTTGAGTTGGTAGGAGAAGGTGATACTGATAATGCATTTTTTAGGATTGCTGGAAACCAGCTTTATGTGGCACAGGCCATTGTAACTGAGGAAATCACCCTGTTTGTGAAAGTAAGAGCAACAGACAACGGGAACCCTACTTTATCTTATGAGGAAGTTTTGGCAATCAGTATCGAAACGCTACCAGAGCCTGTGGTTTACAACTCATTTACACCAAACGGTGATGGTTTCAATGATACTTGGTATATCACAGAACTGGATGATTACCCAGGCGTAAAGGTCGAGGTTTTTGATGCGACAGGACAGCGGGTATTCGAGTCAGTAGGTAATCATGAATGGAGTGGAAAGTACAATGGCAAAGTCTTGCCGGTTGGTAGCTATTTCTATGTGATCACTTTTGCTGAAGGAATCAAGCCAATGAAAGGTACAGTTACAATTCTTAGGTAG
- a CDS encoding PorP/SprF family type IX secretion system membrane protein: MNLFKYISSVLLLLFFMAHQVHAQQPHVTQYSEIISTYNPAFTGIENFSDFNLGVRQQWAGDEGAPTTMFFNSNFTIEGKRKRFGRRKLKYKSPYDIDKLAEEVEYPENALMISDPSLFHRYVKDSIKTSVRRMDSKTKSALRKKLRQKSFRSQLKHGLGAAVLYQEAGVFTSYQVNGSYAFHMPISRKWQAAIGVAGVYSNNRLNVSDLTIRDVNDPTYIDYQSIGGAEGYGYLNVGATIYNEHFYAGYSYTNMLGSSLGESQLQLNEKAIEDVHNILLGLRIEAGTKMLLTPGILVQQKQLSPSVVNLSMKAVYDNKLMVGAYYRHKESVDFMAGIMITDAIKVGYAFDYALTELKTNNVGTHEVSLRFMMVKGKAPSPYIW; this comes from the coding sequence ATGAATTTGTTTAAATATATCAGTTCAGTGCTGTTGTTGCTGTTTTTTATGGCACATCAGGTGCATGCACAACAACCGCACGTTACCCAATACTCAGAAATTATTTCCACCTATAACCCAGCCTTTACTGGGATAGAGAATTTCTCGGACTTCAACCTAGGCGTAAGACAGCAATGGGCAGGTGATGAAGGTGCTCCGACTACAATGTTCTTCAATTCGAACTTCACGATCGAAGGGAAGAGAAAGCGTTTTGGTAGACGTAAGTTGAAGTATAAGAGCCCATATGATATTGACAAGTTGGCTGAAGAGGTGGAGTACCCTGAAAATGCTTTGATGATCAGTGATCCATCCCTTTTTCACCGATATGTAAAAGACAGTATCAAGACATCAGTTAGAAGAATGGATTCCAAAACCAAGTCAGCGTTGAGGAAGAAGTTAAGGCAGAAGTCTTTTAGGTCACAACTGAAACATGGACTTGGAGCTGCTGTACTTTATCAGGAAGCGGGTGTTTTTACCTCATATCAGGTCAATGGTTCATATGCATTTCATATGCCTATTTCTAGAAAGTGGCAAGCAGCGATAGGGGTTGCCGGTGTGTACAGCAATAACCGCTTGAATGTCTCAGATTTGACTATCCGTGATGTCAATGACCCTACTTACATTGATTACCAGAGTATAGGGGGAGCCGAAGGTTATGGTTATTTGAATGTAGGAGCAACCATCTATAATGAGCACTTCTATGCAGGTTATTCATATACCAATATGTTAGGCAGCAGTTTGGGCGAAAGCCAGCTTCAACTTAATGAGAAAGCTATAGAAGATGTCCATAATATCTTGTTGGGACTGAGAATTGAAGCTGGAACAAAAATGTTGCTAACGCCTGGGATTCTAGTTCAGCAGAAACAATTGTCGCCATCAGTGGTCAACTTGAGCATGAAAGCTGTTTATGACAATAAGTTGATGGTAGGTGCCTATTACAGACATAAAGAGTCGGTAGATTTTATGGCAGGGATCATGATAACAGATGCCATCAAGGTGGGTTATGCATTTGATTATGCCCTTACAGAGTTGAAAACAAACAATGTGGGGACACACGAAGTATCGCTTCGTTTTATGATGGTTAAAGGCAAAGCCCCTTCTCCTTATATATGGTAA
- a CDS encoding OmpA family protein, producing MIFRYIGSLILALLAVAFVQKARAQELFEFDQPRKLVSEEINSGAEEILPLLSPDGMTLYFTRFIHQDNKGGKFRGQDIWRSIRKDGRWLTPEPMSEFNTIGNNAVIGIHKDGKRLYLMESLKGNVQIQYSDLKDGKWQKPVSMKVEGLNDISAMYMNGDGDVLLLAMRRGDSVGYDDLYVCFKYKGWHRFHQVKEGESEQEWWSEPIHLGEKLNSSKTEMSPYLSPDGKTLYFSSNRHGGRGSADIYYAHRLDDTWQNWSEPVNLRAVNSEGYDGYFVMADSSRALLASNREHYRRLADIFVVKMREKKEAVLAKKETSENTEVAKDGENKLEDSTSTEEVINGEERKKVLNKDEKHFFLFATGSSELLLNHLPMLEQLVYTMKQLPSLTILLDGHTDFVGDKKANIKLSEDRTAAIRDFLIAHEITEDRIAIEYHGEEKPLADNYSREGRQQNRRVEFTLMDSRDVSTSSLKK from the coding sequence ATGATTTTTCGATATATAGGCAGCCTTATATTGGCGCTGCTTGCTGTAGCTTTTGTTCAGAAGGCAAGAGCCCAGGAGCTATTTGAATTTGACCAACCTAGGAAGCTGGTAAGTGAAGAAATAAATTCCGGTGCGGAAGAAATCCTGCCACTACTCTCACCTGATGGGATGACATTGTATTTTACCCGATTTATCCATCAGGACAATAAAGGAGGAAAATTTAGAGGTCAGGATATATGGAGAAGTATCCGCAAGGATGGCAGATGGCTGACACCTGAACCGATGTCTGAATTCAATACCATCGGAAACAATGCAGTGATTGGTATTCACAAGGATGGGAAGCGCCTTTACTTGATGGAATCCTTGAAAGGGAATGTCCAGATTCAGTACTCTGACTTGAAAGATGGTAAATGGCAGAAACCTGTTTCTATGAAGGTCGAGGGGCTAAATGATATCAGTGCCATGTATATGAACGGTGATGGCGATGTATTGCTTTTGGCAATGAGAAGAGGTGATTCCGTAGGTTACGATGACCTCTATGTTTGCTTCAAGTACAAGGGCTGGCACCGTTTCCATCAGGTAAAGGAAGGGGAATCTGAACAGGAGTGGTGGTCAGAGCCAATCCATTTAGGAGAAAAGCTTAACTCCTCAAAAACGGAAATGTCCCCATACTTAAGTCCTGACGGCAAGACTTTGTATTTCTCAAGCAATCGCCATGGAGGTAGGGGAAGTGCTGACATTTATTATGCTCATAGGTTGGATGATACATGGCAAAATTGGTCAGAACCTGTAAACCTGAGAGCCGTCAACTCTGAAGGATATGATGGTTACTTTGTCATGGCAGACAGCAGTAGAGCACTTTTGGCTAGTAACCGTGAACATTACCGCAGGTTGGCAGACATTTTTGTGGTTAAAATGAGGGAAAAGAAAGAGGCTGTTTTAGCTAAAAAGGAAACCTCAGAGAATACTGAAGTCGCTAAGGATGGTGAAAATAAGTTAGAGGACAGTACCTCAACTGAAGAAGTCATTAATGGAGAAGAAAGGAAGAAGGTGTTAAACAAAGACGAAAAACATTTTTTCCTGTTTGCTACAGGCTCATCTGAGTTACTACTCAATCATTTGCCTATGTTGGAACAGTTGGTTTATACCATGAAACAGTTACCTTCTTTAACGATTCTTTTGGATGGACATACGGATTTTGTTGGGGATAAAAAGGCGAATATCAAGCTTTCAGAAGACAGAACAGCTGCCATTCGTGACTTTTTGATTGCCCATGAGATCACAGAAGATAGAATTGCTATTGAGTATCATGGAGAGGAAAAGCCACTAGCCGATAATTACAGCAGAGAAGGTAGACAACAGAACAGAAGGGTCGAATTCACTTTAATGGATTCCCGTGACGTTTCTACCTCAAGTCTTAAAAAGTAG
- a CDS encoding DUF2141 domain-containing protein produces MLYLKYKTAGFLLVCWLLPLFILAQETSLNQVEQVTERGQSSNTLEVAVENVLTGEGNLMLELRDVHKRSISRKMVDALEGETQVYFEDIPDGQYELRVYHDANDNKKLDKNLVGIPQEGYGFSNNPDASLGKPSFKKRLFEVDGDSQISIGLTYRR; encoded by the coding sequence ATGCTCTATTTAAAATATAAGACTGCTGGCTTCCTGTTGGTTTGCTGGTTACTTCCTCTTTTTATACTTGCTCAAGAGACAAGCTTGAATCAAGTCGAGCAAGTAACAGAAAGAGGTCAATCAAGCAACACTTTGGAAGTAGCAGTAGAGAATGTATTGACAGGAGAGGGTAACCTGATGCTCGAACTGAGAGATGTCCATAAGAGATCGATATCCAGAAAGATGGTTGATGCTTTGGAGGGCGAAACACAGGTTTACTTTGAAGATATTCCAGATGGTCAATACGAATTACGTGTTTACCATGATGCAAACGACAACAAGAAATTAGATAAAAATCTGGTAGGTATCCCGCAAGAAGGGTATGGGTTCTCCAATAATCCGGATGCCAGCCTTGGAAAACCCTCTTTCAAGAAAAGGCTTTTTGAGGTAGATGGAGATAGCCAAATATCCATAGGACTTACTTATAGAAGATAA
- a CDS encoding CsbD family protein, which produces MNKLITEGNWNEFKGIVKQKYGNLVNDDETWAEGKADEIIGRIQQETGKTKEQIDAELKKHYEAFRTRH; this is translated from the coding sequence ATGAACAAGCTAATCACAGAAGGTAACTGGAACGAGTTCAAAGGTATCGTAAAACAGAAATATGGTAACCTTGTAAATGATGATGAAACATGGGCTGAAGGTAAGGCAGATGAGATCATCGGACGTATTCAGCAGGAAACTGGTAAAACAAAAGAACAGATTGACGCTGAGCTGAAGAAGCATTACGAGGCTTTCAGGACTCGACACTAG